The following are encoded together in the Azospirillum lipoferum 4B genome:
- the leuC gene encoding 3-isopropylmalate dehydratase large subunit encodes MSKPRTLFDKIWDSHVVHRQDDGTCILYIDRHLVHEVTSPQAFEGLRVAGRKVRRPEATLAVPDHNVPTTDRSKGITEEESRIQVETLDKNARDFGVRYFPMDDVRQGIVHIVGPEQGFTLPGATIVCGDSHTATHGAFGALAFGIGTSEVEHVLATQTLLQKPAKNMLIRVDGKVNPGVTAKDIVLAIIGKIGTAGGTGYVIEFAGEAIRDLSMEGRMTVCNMAIEGGARAGLIAPDEKTFEYVKGRALAPKAGAFEQAVQYWKTLPSDEGAVYDATVVLNAADIVPQVTWGTSPEDVLPITATVPNPAEIADAGKRAAVERSLAYMGLTPGQPLTEVKVDTVFIGSCTNGRIEDLRAAAEVAKGRKVAEGVRALVVPGSGLVKEQAEDEGLDKIFTEAGFEWREPGCSMCLAMNADRLAPGERSASTSNRNFEGRQGRGGRTHLVSPAMAVAAAVTGHLADVRAL; translated from the coding sequence ATGTCCAAGCCGCGCACTCTGTTCGACAAGATTTGGGACAGCCACGTCGTGCATCGCCAGGACGACGGCACCTGCATCCTCTACATTGACCGCCATCTGGTCCATGAAGTGACCAGCCCGCAGGCGTTCGAAGGACTGCGCGTCGCCGGCCGCAAGGTGCGGCGTCCGGAAGCCACTCTCGCCGTCCCCGACCACAACGTCCCCACCACCGACCGCTCCAAGGGCATCACCGAGGAGGAAAGCCGGATCCAGGTGGAGACGCTGGACAAGAACGCCCGCGACTTCGGCGTCCGCTATTTCCCGATGGACGACGTCCGCCAGGGCATCGTCCACATCGTCGGTCCGGAACAGGGTTTCACCCTGCCCGGCGCCACCATCGTCTGCGGCGACAGCCACACCGCCACGCATGGTGCGTTCGGCGCGCTGGCCTTCGGCATCGGCACGTCGGAGGTGGAGCATGTGCTGGCCACCCAGACCCTGCTGCAGAAGCCGGCCAAGAACATGCTGATCCGCGTGGACGGCAAGGTGAACCCGGGCGTCACCGCCAAGGACATCGTGCTGGCCATCATCGGCAAGATCGGCACCGCCGGCGGCACCGGCTACGTCATCGAGTTCGCGGGCGAAGCCATCCGCGACCTGTCGATGGAAGGCCGCATGACCGTCTGCAACATGGCGATCGAAGGCGGCGCCCGCGCCGGCCTGATCGCGCCGGACGAGAAGACCTTCGAATACGTCAAGGGCCGCGCCCTGGCGCCGAAGGCCGGTGCCTTCGAGCAGGCCGTCCAGTACTGGAAGACGCTGCCGTCGGACGAGGGCGCGGTCTATGACGCCACCGTCGTGCTGAACGCCGCCGACATCGTCCCGCAGGTCACCTGGGGCACCAGCCCGGAAGACGTGCTGCCGATCACCGCGACCGTGCCGAACCCGGCCGAGATCGCCGATGCCGGCAAGCGCGCCGCCGTCGAGCGCTCGCTCGCCTATATGGGCCTGACCCCCGGCCAGCCGCTGACCGAGGTGAAGGTGGACACCGTCTTCATCGGCTCCTGCACCAACGGCCGCATCGAAGACCTGCGCGCCGCCGCCGAAGTCGCCAAGGGCCGCAAGGTCGCCGAGGGCGTGCGCGCCCTGGTGGTCCCCGGTTCGGGTCTGGTCAAGGAGCAGGCCGAGGATGAGGGTCTGGACAAGATCTTCACCGAGGCCGGCTTCGAGTGGCGCGAGCCGGGCTGCTCCATGTGCCTGGCGATGAACGCCGACCGTCTGGCTCCCGGCGAGCGCAGCGCGTCCACCTCCAACCGCAACTTCGAAGGCCGTCAGGGCCGTGGCGGCCGCACCCACCTCGTCAGCCCGGCAATGGCCGTGGCGGCGGCGGTGACGGGGCATCTGGCGGACGTGCGGGCGCTGTAA
- a CDS encoding FAD-binding oxidoreductase — protein sequence MTVAAALDQIRAIVGPSGILTDAADMAPYLSEWRGRFKGNSPAVVRPASTEEVAAVVKICAEAGIPIVPQGGNTSLVGGSIPYEEGREIVLSLSRMNRIRDIDTLNYTMTVEAGVVLTSIQEAAADADRLFPLSLGAEGTAQIGGLISTNAGGINVLRYGNTRDLVLGLEVVLADGRVWDGMRRLRKNNTGYDLKNLFIGAEGTLGIVTAAVLKLFPRPRQSITAFVAVPSPDAAIELLARLRAASGDAVSAFELMSRRCLDFALKHVAGTIDPLSEPSPWYVLTELTAGTQSDAFQETVETALGEAFEAELATDATLAQSDAQAKQLWFIREAIVEAQKFEGGSIKNDVSIPVSRVAEFLELAEAAVERACPGIRPTPFGHVGDGNIHFNLSQPEGADTKAYLDRWDEICHVVNEVIFKLDGSISAEHGVGRFKKDEMPVIKGPVEFDMLRAIKATLDPNGLLNPGKMLP from the coding sequence ATGACCGTTGCCGCCGCCCTCGACCAGATCCGCGCCATCGTCGGCCCGTCCGGCATCCTCACCGACGCCGCCGACATGGCGCCCTACCTGTCGGAGTGGCGCGGGCGCTTCAAGGGCAACAGCCCGGCGGTGGTCCGCCCGGCCAGCACCGAGGAAGTCGCGGCGGTCGTCAAGATCTGCGCCGAGGCCGGCATCCCCATCGTTCCGCAAGGCGGCAACACCAGCCTCGTCGGCGGCTCCATCCCCTACGAGGAGGGGCGCGAGATCGTTCTCAGCCTGTCGCGCATGAACCGAATCCGCGACATCGACACGCTGAACTACACCATGACGGTGGAGGCCGGCGTGGTGCTGACCAGCATCCAGGAGGCCGCGGCCGACGCCGACCGCCTGTTCCCCTTGAGCCTGGGCGCGGAAGGCACCGCGCAGATCGGCGGCCTGATCTCCACCAACGCCGGCGGCATCAACGTCCTGCGCTACGGCAACACCCGCGACCTCGTGCTGGGGCTGGAGGTGGTTCTTGCCGACGGGCGCGTCTGGGACGGCATGCGCCGGCTGCGCAAGAACAACACCGGCTACGACCTGAAGAACCTGTTCATCGGCGCCGAAGGCACGCTGGGCATCGTCACCGCCGCCGTGCTGAAGCTGTTCCCGCGCCCGCGCCAGTCGATCACCGCCTTCGTCGCCGTGCCCAGCCCCGACGCCGCCATCGAGCTGCTGGCCCGCCTGCGCGCCGCCTCGGGCGACGCCGTCTCGGCCTTCGAGCTGATGTCGCGCCGCTGCCTGGATTTCGCCCTGAAGCATGTCGCCGGCACCATCGATCCGCTGTCGGAGCCGTCGCCCTGGTACGTCCTGACCGAGCTGACCGCCGGCACCCAGTCCGACGCCTTCCAGGAGACGGTGGAGACCGCGCTGGGCGAGGCGTTCGAGGCCGAACTGGCGACCGACGCCACGCTTGCCCAGTCGGACGCCCAGGCCAAGCAGCTGTGGTTCATCCGCGAGGCCATCGTCGAGGCGCAGAAGTTCGAGGGCGGGTCGATCAAGAACGACGTGTCGATCCCGGTCTCCCGCGTCGCCGAGTTCCTCGAACTGGCCGAGGCGGCGGTGGAGCGGGCCTGCCCCGGCATCCGTCCGACCCCCTTCGGCCATGTCGGCGACGGCAACATCCACTTCAACCTCAGCCAGCCCGAGGGGGCCGACACCAAGGCCTATCTCGACCGTTGGGACGAGATCTGCCACGTGGTGAACGAGGTGATCTTCAAGCTGGACGGCTCGATCTCCGCCGAACATGGCGTCGGCCGCTTCAAGAAGGACGAGATGCCGGTCATCAAGGGGCCGGTGGAGTTCGACATGTTGCGCGCCATCAAGGCGACGCTCGATCCCAACGGCCTGCTGAATCCGGGGAAGATGCTGCCGTAA
- a CDS encoding L-threonylcarbamoyladenylate synthase gives MIDHSAPDTGEKRPALIPATPAGLNRAAELLRAGRLVAFPTETVYGLGADATDDRAVAAIFAAKGRPQFNPLIVHVPDLAAAHSWGLFDDRAHDLATQFWPGPLTMVVPRPANSALSLLVSAGLDSIAIRVPNHPVAQAILRAAGKPIAAPSANCSGAVSPTTPQHVLESLGDRVDAIVTGGKCMVGLESTVIDLTGPEAVLLRPGAVLPDEMERLIGPVRLSAGDPTAPKSPGQLESHYAPNAAVRLNASSAEEDEAFLTFGPDRFVFGGTTRLNLSLEGDLNEAAANLFSHLRSLDQSGARRIAVMPIPEVGLGMAINDRLRRAAAPRS, from the coding sequence GTGATCGACCATTCCGCACCCGATACCGGTGAGAAGCGCCCGGCGCTGATCCCGGCCACCCCCGCCGGCCTCAATCGCGCGGCCGAACTGCTGCGCGCCGGCCGTCTGGTCGCCTTCCCGACCGAGACGGTCTATGGCCTGGGCGCCGACGCCACCGACGACCGCGCCGTGGCGGCCATCTTCGCCGCCAAGGGCCGGCCGCAGTTCAACCCGCTGATCGTCCATGTCCCCGATCTGGCCGCTGCCCACTCCTGGGGCCTGTTCGACGACCGCGCCCACGATCTGGCGACGCAGTTCTGGCCCGGTCCGCTGACCATGGTCGTGCCGCGCCCGGCCAACTCCGCCCTGTCGCTGCTGGTCAGCGCCGGGCTGGACAGCATCGCCATCCGCGTGCCCAACCACCCGGTGGCCCAGGCCATCCTGCGCGCCGCCGGCAAGCCGATCGCCGCCCCCAGCGCCAACTGCTCCGGCGCGGTCAGCCCGACCACGCCGCAGCATGTGCTGGAAAGCCTGGGCGACCGGGTCGACGCCATCGTCACCGGCGGCAAATGCATGGTCGGGCTGGAATCCACCGTCATCGACCTGACCGGCCCGGAAGCCGTGCTTCTGCGCCCCGGCGCCGTGCTGCCCGACGAGATGGAACGGCTGATCGGCCCGGTCCGCCTGTCGGCCGGCGACCCGACCGCGCCGAAATCGCCCGGCCAGCTGGAAAGCCACTACGCCCCCAACGCCGCGGTGCGCCTCAACGCCTCCTCGGCGGAAGAGGACGAAGCGTTCCTGACCTTCGGCCCCGACCGCTTCGTCTTCGGCGGCACCACCCGCCTGAACCTGAGCCTGGAAGGCGACCTGAACGAGGCGGCGGCCAACCTGTTCTCCCACCTGCGCAGCCTCGACCAGAGCGGAGCCAGGCGCATCGCCGTGATGCCGATCCCGGAGGTCGGTCTGGGCATGGCGATCAACGACCGCCTGCGCCGGGCGGCGGCTCCGCGGAGCTGA
- the bfr gene encoding bacterioferritin: MQGDQGVLDRLNKLLTGELSAADQYLSHARTMEDMGLKALSERISHERMEELEHADKLIRRILFLEGTPDVASRDPLHIGKTVPEMMRNDLNLEYEVVAALKEAIAYCEQVKDYDTRRILLELLVDTEEDHAHWLEQQLGLIDMLGLQNYLQSAMGGFPS, from the coding sequence ATGCAAGGCGATCAAGGGGTCCTGGACCGTTTGAACAAGCTGCTCACCGGCGAGTTGAGCGCGGCCGACCAGTATCTGTCCCATGCGCGCACCATGGAGGACATGGGCCTCAAGGCGCTGAGCGAGCGCATCTCGCATGAGCGGATGGAAGAGCTGGAGCATGCGGACAAGCTGATCCGCCGCATCCTGTTCCTGGAAGGCACGCCCGACGTCGCCAGCCGCGATCCGCTGCACATCGGCAAGACCGTGCCGGAGATGATGCGGAACGACCTGAACCTGGAATATGAGGTGGTGGCCGCCCTGAAGGAAGCCATCGCCTATTGCGAGCAGGTGAAGGATTACGACACCCGCCGCATTCTGCTGGAACTGCTGGTCGACACGGAAGAAGACCACGCCCACTGGCTGGAACAGCAGCTCGGCCTGATCGACATGCTCGGCCTGCAGAACTATCTGCAGTCGGCCATGGGCGGCTTCCCGAGCTGA
- the tyrS gene encoding tyrosine--tRNA ligase — translation MTTTSSSAPASEFLRTLQERGFIHQCTDLATLDERAQKGPIVAYIGFDCTADSLHVGSLLPIMMLRWLQKTGHKPIVLMGGGTTKIGDPSGKDEARQLLTDEVIAGNMAGIKRIFGRYLTFGDGPTDAVMANNADWLDELKYIPLLRDIGRHFTINRMLSFESVKLRLDREQPLTFLEFNYMILQAYDFVELKRRYGCSLQMGGSDQWGNIVNGVELGRRTDGAELFGLTTPLLTTSSGAKMGKTAAGAVWLTADKLSSYDFWQYWRNTEDADVGRFLRLYTELPLDEVARLESLQGAEINEAKKILANEVTKLAHGEEAALEAAETARRAFEEGAAAEGLPSIEVARAELEAGMPVVDLLVSAGLAASKGEARRLIKGGGAKLNDGPIADEAAKATTADLNADGVVKLSAGKKRHALVKVG, via the coding sequence ATGACGACGACCTCCTCCTCGGCCCCTGCCTCGGAGTTTCTGCGCACCCTGCAGGAGCGCGGATTCATCCACCAGTGCACCGACCTCGCCACGCTGGACGAGCGGGCGCAGAAGGGGCCGATCGTCGCCTATATCGGCTTCGACTGCACCGCCGACTCCTTGCATGTCGGCAGCCTGCTGCCGATCATGATGCTGCGCTGGCTGCAGAAGACCGGCCACAAGCCGATCGTCCTGATGGGCGGCGGCACCACCAAGATCGGCGATCCGTCCGGCAAGGACGAGGCGCGCCAGCTGCTGACCGACGAGGTCATCGCCGGCAACATGGCGGGCATCAAGCGCATCTTCGGCCGCTACCTGACCTTCGGGGACGGGCCGACCGATGCGGTGATGGCGAACAACGCCGACTGGCTGGACGAGCTGAAATACATCCCGCTGCTGCGCGACATCGGCCGGCATTTCACCATCAACCGCATGCTGTCCTTCGAATCGGTCAAGCTGCGGCTGGACCGCGAGCAGCCGCTGACCTTCCTCGAATTCAATTATATGATTCTCCAGGCCTACGACTTCGTGGAGCTGAAGCGGCGCTACGGCTGCAGCCTGCAGATGGGCGGGTCGGACCAGTGGGGCAACATCGTCAACGGCGTCGAGCTCGGCCGCCGCACCGATGGGGCGGAGCTGTTCGGCCTGACCACGCCGCTGCTGACCACGTCCTCCGGCGCCAAGATGGGCAAGACCGCCGCCGGTGCGGTGTGGCTGACCGCCGACAAGCTCAGCAGCTACGATTTCTGGCAGTACTGGCGCAACACCGAGGATGCCGACGTCGGCCGCTTCCTGCGCCTCTACACCGAACTGCCGCTGGACGAGGTCGCCCGGCTGGAAAGCCTGCAGGGCGCCGAGATCAACGAGGCCAAGAAGATCCTCGCCAACGAGGTGACCAAGCTCGCCCATGGCGAGGAAGCCGCGCTGGAGGCCGCCGAGACCGCCCGCCGGGCCTTCGAGGAAGGGGCCGCGGCCGAGGGCCTGCCCAGCATCGAGGTCGCCCGCGCCGAGCTGGAAGCCGGGATGCCGGTGGTCGACCTGCTGGTGTCCGCCGGTCTGGCCGCGTCGAAGGGCGAGGCCCGCCGGCTGATCAAGGGCGGCGGCGCCAAGCTGAATGACGGGCCGATCGCGGACGAGGCGGCGAAGGCGACGACGGCCGATCTGAACGCGGACGGCGTGGTGAAGCTCAGCGCCGGCAAGAAGCGGCATGCGCTGGTGAAGGTGGGGTGA
- the parA gene encoding ParA family partition ATPase produces the protein MTGKVFTVAQQKGGAGKTTLAAHLAIAWAQLGYRVATVDIDPQGSLTRWHAVRAEATGGQPGFTHVQITGWRTQAEVEKLARAHDIVVIDSPPHAQTEARIAVRAASLVIAPVQPSPMDLWAVHPTIDLAAQEKRRLLLVLNRVPPRARIADELIAKVHELANPPAVELAAAQVGNRTAYAGTLMTGLSVTEAARKTQAAAEMQALAEEILGRV, from the coding sequence ATGACGGGCAAGGTCTTCACCGTGGCGCAGCAGAAGGGCGGCGCCGGCAAGACCACGCTGGCAGCCCATCTCGCCATCGCCTGGGCGCAACTCGGCTACAGGGTCGCCACCGTCGACATCGACCCGCAGGGCAGCCTGACCCGCTGGCATGCCGTCCGCGCCGAGGCGACCGGTGGGCAGCCCGGCTTCACCCATGTTCAGATCACCGGCTGGCGCACCCAGGCGGAGGTGGAGAAGCTGGCGCGCGCCCATGACATCGTGGTGATCGACAGCCCGCCCCATGCCCAGACGGAGGCGCGCATCGCCGTCCGCGCCGCCTCGCTGGTGATCGCCCCGGTGCAGCCGAGCCCGATGGATTTGTGGGCGGTGCACCCGACCATCGATCTGGCGGCGCAGGAGAAACGCCGGCTGCTGCTGGTGCTGAACCGCGTGCCGCCGCGCGCCCGCATCGCCGACGAACTGATCGCCAAGGTGCATGAACTGGCCAATCCGCCGGCGGTGGAACTGGCGGCGGCGCAGGTGGGCAACCGCACCGCCTATGCCGGCACGCTGATGACCGGCCTGTCGGTGACGGAGGCCGCGCGCAAGACCCAGGCGGCGGCGGAGATGCAGGCGCTGGCGGAGGAGATTTTGGGGCGGGTTTGA
- a CDS encoding branched-chain amino acid ABC transporter permease, which yields MLRILPLLCLVLLVLTGCGIDADQDVLCRKLIPAFESGPVTELSTRSYAEDRRVLRIDYRSGDQRHWIACRFAGTGMEEGRHTLVSVATDRTGWLTDMRFAMLQQWLRIKPPRDAGGAAPAAGRAPPTRWTPVLFLVQQIVNAATVACVYGLLALGYTLVYAILGQINLAMGELTMLGAMLTAMAAAGLGMAGWATWPPALLGVLVLAMGFTAVQGWTMDRLVFRRLRGVRSHTPLIVAVGLSIAYQEGVRLLHGARDWWPAPVLTERFTLLSDGAFTVTALMMQLAILVLTGGLYAALWGIMQRTAFGRAHRACTDDIAAAELVGVDVNRTVAATFAIGGGLAATAGAVIALYYGGVNFFTGYLIGFKALAAAVVGGIGSVPGAMLGGALLGLVETFWSAYFALAYKDIVAFGLLTLFLIFRPQGLLGQARGRGD from the coding sequence GTGCTCCGCATTCTGCCGCTGTTGTGCCTCGTCCTGCTGGTGCTCACCGGGTGCGGCATCGATGCCGACCAGGATGTGCTGTGCCGGAAGCTGATCCCGGCCTTCGAATCCGGTCCCGTCACAGAGCTGTCCACTCGCAGCTACGCCGAGGACCGGCGGGTTCTGCGCATCGATTACCGCAGCGGCGACCAGCGCCACTGGATCGCCTGCCGCTTCGCCGGAACCGGAATGGAGGAGGGGCGGCATACCCTGGTGTCGGTGGCGACCGACCGCACCGGCTGGCTGACCGACATGCGCTTCGCCATGCTGCAGCAATGGTTGCGCATCAAGCCGCCGCGCGATGCCGGCGGAGCGGCCCCCGCAGCCGGGCGTGCGCCACCGACGCGCTGGACGCCTGTCCTGTTCCTGGTCCAGCAGATCGTGAATGCCGCCACCGTCGCCTGCGTCTATGGGCTGCTGGCGCTGGGCTATACCCTGGTCTACGCCATTCTTGGCCAGATCAATCTGGCGATGGGGGAGCTGACGATGCTCGGCGCCATGCTGACGGCGATGGCGGCGGCCGGGCTGGGCATGGCCGGCTGGGCGACATGGCCGCCGGCTCTGCTGGGCGTGCTGGTGCTGGCGATGGGCTTCACCGCGGTGCAGGGCTGGACCATGGACCGGCTGGTCTTCCGCCGTCTGCGTGGGGTGCGCAGCCACACGCCGCTGATCGTCGCGGTCGGGCTGTCCATCGCCTATCAGGAGGGGGTGCGGCTGCTGCATGGCGCCCGCGACTGGTGGCCGGCGCCGGTGCTGACGGAGCGCTTCACCCTGTTGAGCGACGGCGCCTTCACCGTCACAGCGCTGATGATGCAGTTGGCGATCCTGGTGCTGACCGGCGGGCTCTATGCGGCCCTGTGGGGGATCATGCAGCGCACCGCCTTCGGCCGGGCGCATCGCGCCTGCACCGACGACATCGCGGCGGCGGAGCTGGTCGGGGTGGACGTCAACCGCACGGTGGCGGCGACCTTCGCCATCGGCGGCGGGCTGGCCGCGACGGCGGGGGCGGTGATCGCGCTCTATTACGGCGGGGTGAACTTCTTCACCGGCTACCTGATCGGCTTCAAGGCGCTGGCGGCGGCGGTGGTCGGCGGCATCGGCTCGGTGCCGGGGGCAATGCTGGGCGGCGCCCTGCTGGGGCTGGTGGAAACCTTCTGGTCGGCCTATTTCGCCCTCGCCTACAAGGACATCGTGGCATTCGGGCTGCTGACGCTGTTTCTGATCTTCCGACCGCAAGGGTTGCTGGGGCAGGCGCGGGGCAGAGGGGACTGA
- a CDS encoding lipase family protein yields MTLPVFGPSYNAVEALEILQIAAAADTFVPLNTPTGQSSLLDPTLSASGAPFDQSTEQDIPSIFYQRWPGDWQAAGGGQWGNWIVDTRLGNQALLAGLASQTEIPTYCLAFRGTMDFLNAIEDFAALPVTALPILDGLQTVIPAAIWNLLSADVQALLNTITLPKSYVDPANTVLAQNAKVHLGFRLALEAMDYLLAELPIEDTTFGKLIVPIDRNSLSGRIRSILLNLGGGKTEINLYVTGHSLGAGMAALAAAWLATQPFPGYTINVKCYSFAQPKPGNDYFSYATNILFQQKNFGFYTLLNSLDTVPQVPLTIQTSGDLNYWQGIEAIATAAEQSSPTAQAIIGKVFDVIASLNLPYNLNYMHAGTPIILNGTPVTTASPETAADIYTFPMNGAETVGYPAYLVNQGSGNGFVPIGQWTNGVTQSAITMNSTASVLWQHMPWTYEQLIVLSPAYQLLAGEAAAS; encoded by the coding sequence ATGACCCTTCCCGTTTTCGGCCCGAGCTATAACGCCGTCGAGGCTCTGGAGATTCTACAGATCGCCGCAGCTGCCGACACCTTCGTTCCGCTGAACACTCCGACGGGACAAAGCTCGCTGTTGGACCCGACCCTGTCGGCAAGTGGCGCCCCCTTCGATCAGTCGACCGAGCAGGACATTCCGTCGATCTTCTATCAGCGCTGGCCGGGGGACTGGCAGGCGGCCGGTGGGGGGCAGTGGGGGAACTGGATCGTCGATACACGGCTCGGCAACCAGGCGCTGCTTGCGGGACTGGCGTCGCAGACTGAGATCCCGACCTATTGCCTCGCCTTTCGCGGGACGATGGATTTCCTCAACGCCATCGAGGATTTTGCTGCGCTGCCCGTCACGGCGCTGCCCATCCTGGATGGGCTTCAAACCGTGATTCCGGCGGCGATCTGGAACCTGCTGTCAGCGGACGTTCAAGCCCTCCTGAACACGATCACCCTGCCCAAGAGCTACGTCGATCCGGCCAACACCGTCCTTGCCCAGAACGCCAAGGTGCATCTGGGCTTCCGGCTGGCTCTGGAGGCGATGGACTACCTCCTCGCCGAGTTGCCGATCGAAGACACGACGTTCGGCAAACTTATCGTCCCGATCGATCGCAATTCCCTCTCGGGGCGGATCAGATCGATCCTGCTCAACCTGGGCGGCGGCAAGACCGAGATCAATCTCTATGTCACCGGCCATAGCCTGGGTGCCGGCATGGCGGCCTTGGCGGCGGCCTGGCTGGCGACGCAGCCGTTCCCCGGTTATACGATCAATGTGAAGTGCTACTCCTTCGCGCAGCCGAAGCCCGGCAACGACTATTTCTCCTACGCCACCAACATTCTGTTCCAGCAGAAGAATTTCGGCTTCTACACGCTGCTGAACAGCCTGGACACCGTTCCGCAGGTTCCGCTGACCATCCAGACCTCCGGCGACCTGAATTACTGGCAGGGCATCGAAGCGATCGCAACCGCGGCAGAGCAGAGTTCGCCAACGGCACAGGCCATCATCGGCAAGGTCTTCGACGTCATCGCCAGTCTGAACCTGCCCTATAACCTGAACTACATGCATGCCGGGACGCCGATCATTCTGAACGGCACTCCGGTGACGACGGCTTCGCCGGAAACTGCGGCGGACATCTATACCTTCCCGATGAACGGCGCCGAGACGGTCGGCTATCCGGCCTATCTGGTCAATCAAGGGAGCGGCAACGGCTTCGTTCCCATCGGGCAGTGGACGAATGGTGTCACCCAATCGGCCATCACGATGAACTCCACGGCGTCGGTTCTCTGGCAGCATATGCCCTGGACTTATGAACAGCTCATTGTGCTGTCTCCAGCCTATCAGCTGCTTGCGGGTGAAGCGGCAGCCTCCTGA
- the bfr gene encoding bacterioferritin, translated as MKGNSDVIAQLQIVLKDQLTQINQYFLHARMLKNWGVKALGKWEYHASIEVMKSADEIIERILFIEAIPNLQDLGKLHIGENVQEILSSDLAAEQEARDRIAHAIAVCEEKADYVSRDELSELLEESEERIDYLETQLSLIDDIGLANYIQSAMGEIKD; from the coding sequence ATGAAAGGCAACAGCGACGTCATCGCCCAGCTGCAGATCGTCCTCAAGGACCAGCTGACCCAGATCAACCAGTATTTCCTGCACGCCCGCATGCTGAAGAACTGGGGCGTCAAGGCCCTGGGCAAGTGGGAGTATCACGCCTCCATCGAAGTGATGAAGAGCGCGGACGAGATCATCGAACGCATCCTGTTCATCGAGGCGATTCCCAACCTGCAGGATCTGGGCAAGCTGCACATCGGCGAGAATGTGCAGGAAATCCTGTCCAGCGACCTCGCCGCCGAGCAGGAAGCCCGCGACCGCATCGCCCACGCCATCGCCGTGTGCGAGGAGAAGGCCGACTACGTGTCGCGCGACGAGCTGTCCGAACTGCTGGAAGAGTCGGAAGAGCGCATCGACTATCTGGAAACCCAGCTGAGCCTGATCGACGACATCGGCCTGGCCAACTACATCCAGTCGGCGATGGGCGAGATCAAGGACTGA
- a CDS encoding DMT family transporter produces the protein MIAPSPPRPMGLTDWSLLAFLSILWGGSFFFVGIAVRELPPLTIVAMRVALAALALGALLRLLGSPMPSDRQTWAAFFGMGTLNNLIPFCLIVWGQTQIASGLASVLNATTPLFGVVVAHVLTQDERMTGNRLAGVLIGFAGVAAMIGPAALGGLGDRLLPQVAVLGAALSYAFAGIFGRRFKGMGISPMVTATGQVAASALMLVPVALLVDRPWSLPLPTPAAWSAVAGLALLSTALAYVIFFRVLASAGATNLMLVTFLIPVSAILLGSLFLNERLAVRHGIGMALIAAGLAAIDGRLSARLRQHRSASAAKG, from the coding sequence ATGATCGCGCCATCCCCCCCCAGGCCGATGGGCCTGACCGACTGGAGCCTGCTGGCCTTTCTTTCGATCCTGTGGGGTGGTTCGTTCTTCTTCGTCGGCATCGCGGTGCGGGAGTTGCCGCCGCTCACCATCGTCGCCATGCGGGTCGCGCTGGCCGCGCTGGCGCTCGGTGCGCTGCTACGGCTGCTGGGATCGCCGATGCCGAGCGACCGGCAGACATGGGCGGCGTTCTTCGGCATGGGAACGTTGAACAACCTGATTCCCTTCTGCCTGATCGTCTGGGGGCAGACGCAGATCGCCAGTGGCCTTGCCTCGGTCCTCAACGCCACCACACCGCTTTTCGGCGTCGTGGTGGCGCATGTCCTGACCCAGGACGAGAGGATGACGGGCAACCGGCTGGCAGGCGTGTTGATCGGCTTTGCCGGCGTGGCGGCGATGATCGGGCCGGCGGCCCTTGGCGGGCTGGGCGACAGGCTGCTGCCGCAGGTCGCTGTGCTTGGCGCTGCCCTGTCCTATGCCTTCGCCGGCATCTTCGGCCGGCGTTTCAAGGGGATGGGCATATCGCCGATGGTGACGGCGACGGGGCAGGTCGCCGCATCCGCCCTGATGCTGGTGCCGGTGGCCCTGCTGGTCGACCGCCCCTGGAGCCTGCCGCTGCCCACCCCCGCCGCCTGGAGCGCCGTCGCCGGCCTGGCCTTGCTGTCCACCGCCCTGGCCTACGTCATCTTCTTCCGCGTCCTGGCTTCCGCCGGGGCGACCAACCTGATGCTCGTCACCTTCCTGATCCCGGTCAGCGCCATCCTGCTGGGCAGCCTGTTTCTCAACGAGCGGCTTGCGGTGAGGCATGGCATCGGCATGGCGCTGATTGCCGCCGGCCTCGCCGCCATCGATGGACGGCTGTCCGCACGGCTGAGGCAACACAGATCCGCATCCGCCGCCAAAGGATAG